A genomic stretch from Edaphobacter aggregans includes:
- a CDS encoding fused MFS/spermidine synthase → MSAVKSDAASRKKSKDRNVSKPAPAIEQADGIGFNAQPILFGLLLFLSGTAALIYQILWIKQLSLIVGVEVYSITVAVSAFFAGLALGGAVFGRFTDRFSKPLVLYAILEGGIAALGIFSTISLAHSAGLFVTIEARAGLLAWVLPFILVGAPAFLMGGTLPVAVRSQVYGFVQIARTGGWIYAANTAGGIAGVLLSSFALLPWLGVRNTALAAALLNLGAAGMAMALVRRAVSDLTETEVKEAEAVDSPSDNSGIALVLYAISGGIALGYEVVWSQAMAQFLSTRVFAFSVVLATYLAGLVVGSALYARFSHKVRDPWGVFGLLIAAAAVVALFEIAGLDLWQLRFQIEAGNVAFAATGSEFARMGTHFAVAATGIVFVPTVMLGAAFPAVLRLAARETRAGMDVGIVLALNTAGGIAGTLLTGFLLVPILGLVRTLSILAILATTVGVLAVLLGSAVSRKMQLAVCVLGVIAIIGGILAPQDRLARLLLTTRGGGNLIFYQESRGATVAVAEQRSGDNVFRRLYIQGVSNSGDAMPSLRYMRLQAMLPLIIHRGEPRSALVIGFGTGITAGAVLHYPQLYRRVCVELLPAVVRAGELFPENYKAGSDPGMQIRLRDGRQELLHSSERYDLITLEPPPPSAEGVVNLYSTDFYKLASRRLERNGLFAQWLPLATQNDEDTRSLVRSFLDVFPYATLWTTEMHEMLLVGSYSPIDLDVHQITSRFMQSSVSTPLKAVGISSPAALLATWVTGRDGLERYAARANPVTDDHPRIEYAAWVRPREISRVLPELLALRTDPPLVNADDNLRPEIDRQRQVLLNFYAAGLAAYNGDREKWRQTIQEVLAIDGNNPYYAWVTGERK, encoded by the coding sequence ATGTCGGCTGTGAAATCTGACGCTGCTTCCAGGAAGAAATCAAAAGATCGCAACGTCAGCAAGCCTGCCCCGGCGATTGAGCAAGCAGATGGTATTGGGTTCAATGCACAACCCATATTGTTTGGCCTTCTGCTCTTCTTATCCGGTACAGCCGCGCTGATTTACCAGATTCTCTGGATCAAACAGCTCTCGCTAATTGTTGGGGTAGAAGTCTATTCCATCACGGTTGCGGTGAGCGCCTTCTTTGCCGGACTAGCTCTTGGTGGCGCTGTTTTCGGCCGGTTCACGGACAGGTTCTCGAAGCCTCTTGTTCTCTACGCAATTTTAGAAGGCGGAATCGCGGCGCTCGGTATTTTCAGCACCATTTCTCTCGCGCACTCAGCCGGACTTTTTGTGACGATCGAGGCGCGAGCAGGTCTTCTTGCGTGGGTGCTTCCATTCATTTTGGTTGGAGCACCAGCATTTCTGATGGGCGGAACATTGCCTGTCGCCGTTCGATCGCAGGTGTATGGGTTCGTGCAGATTGCGAGGACTGGAGGTTGGATCTACGCCGCCAATACGGCTGGTGGTATCGCTGGTGTACTGCTGAGTTCTTTCGCTCTTTTACCATGGTTGGGTGTACGCAACACGGCATTGGCTGCAGCTCTCCTCAATCTCGGAGCAGCAGGTATGGCGATGGCTCTTGTCCGGCGCGCTGTTTCAGACCTTACAGAAACCGAGGTAAAAGAGGCTGAAGCCGTGGACTCCCCTTCCGACAACTCGGGCATCGCCCTGGTTTTGTACGCTATTTCAGGTGGTATCGCGCTTGGCTATGAAGTGGTTTGGTCGCAGGCTATGGCGCAGTTCCTTAGCACTCGTGTCTTTGCGTTTTCCGTGGTGCTGGCGACATATCTCGCCGGGCTTGTCGTTGGAAGCGCGCTCTATGCCCGCTTTAGCCACAAGGTACGCGATCCCTGGGGAGTGTTCGGTCTTCTCATCGCGGCAGCTGCAGTAGTTGCCTTGTTCGAGATTGCTGGTTTAGACCTCTGGCAGTTACGATTTCAGATTGAGGCGGGTAACGTCGCCTTCGCAGCCACCGGCAGCGAATTTGCGCGCATGGGCACGCACTTCGCGGTTGCGGCAACGGGAATTGTCTTCGTTCCGACAGTCATGCTCGGTGCTGCGTTTCCGGCCGTGCTGCGACTGGCAGCCAGAGAGACGCGCGCCGGAATGGATGTTGGTATTGTCCTTGCGTTGAACACTGCAGGCGGAATCGCTGGAACTCTACTGACAGGCTTTCTGTTGGTACCTATTCTCGGACTCGTGCGAACGCTAAGCATACTGGCGATTTTGGCAACCACAGTTGGCGTCCTGGCCGTGCTGCTGGGTTCGGCAGTCAGCAGAAAAATGCAACTCGCAGTTTGCGTCCTGGGAGTGATTGCCATCATAGGAGGCATCCTCGCGCCTCAGGATCGTCTGGCAAGATTACTCCTTACAACACGCGGAGGAGGTAATCTGATCTTCTACCAGGAGAGCCGAGGCGCAACAGTTGCGGTCGCCGAACAACGTTCGGGTGACAACGTGTTTCGGCGACTCTACATCCAGGGCGTTTCCAATTCCGGCGATGCCATGCCATCTCTCCGTTATATGCGTCTACAGGCCATGCTGCCCCTGATTATTCATCGGGGCGAGCCACGCTCTGCATTAGTGATTGGCTTTGGTACCGGCATAACTGCTGGAGCTGTCCTGCACTATCCACAGTTGTATCGAAGGGTCTGCGTTGAGTTGCTTCCGGCCGTAGTACGCGCAGGAGAACTCTTTCCAGAGAACTATAAGGCAGGCTCCGATCCCGGAATGCAGATTCGTCTCCGTGACGGGCGGCAAGAGTTGCTGCATAGTTCAGAACGATATGATCTGATCACGCTGGAGCCACCGCCGCCTTCTGCAGAGGGAGTTGTCAACCTTTACTCAACGGACTTCTATAAGCTCGCTAGTAGGCGTCTTGAGCGAAATGGTCTCTTTGCGCAATGGCTGCCACTAGCCACTCAGAACGATGAGGACACACGTTCTCTTGTGCGCAGCTTTCTCGATGTTTTCCCCTATGCGACCCTGTGGACCACAGAAATGCACGAGATGCTTCTGGTTGGTTCTTATTCGCCCATCGACCTCGACGTCCATCAAATAACCAGCCGTTTTATGCAGAGCAGTGTGAGTACTCCGCTGAAGGCAGTTGGGATTTCTTCCCCAGCGGCTTTGTTGGCGACGTGGGTCACTGGCAGAGACGGCTTGGAACGCTATGCAGCACGCGCCAACCCGGTGACTGACGATCACCCACGCATTGAATATGCTGCATGGGTGCGCCCGCGAGAGATCTCTCGCGTTCTGCCAGAGTTGCTTGCTCTTCGCACAGATCCTCCGCTGGTTAATGCCGATGATAATTTACGCCCGGAGATCGACCGCCAACGTCAGGTGTTGTTGAATTTCTATGCAGCCGGTCTCGCTGCATATAACGGGGATCGAGAAAAGTGGAGGCAGACGATTCAGGAAGTTCTCGCCATAGATGGGAACAATCCCTACTATGCTTGGGTCACAGGCGAGAGAAAGTAA
- a CDS encoding arylsulfatase encodes MVGFLAQLANAQGKKPNILVIFGDDIGQSNISRYTQGLMGMRTPNIDSIGEHGMTFTDYYAENSCTAGRATFITGQLAVRTGLTKVGIPGAPVGLQKRDITIAAALKPLGYATAQFGKNHLGDRDEFLPTAHGFDEFFGNLYHLNAEQEPEMPYWPKDDPVFLKVYAPRGVLHSFADGKIEDTGPLNMKRMETIDDETSNAAMDFMDRQAKASKPFFVWMNFTRMHVFTHVRPEFRGKSGMPGNEYMDGMWEHDQDVGKLLKKVDDLGIANDTIVLYTTDNGPNMFSWPDAAMTPFRNEKNSNWEGAFRVPAMIRWPGHIKENVWSNEIVSGLDWFPTLVAAAGNPNITAQLLKGAGPGGMAQKVHLDGYNILPYLEGKEEHSPRKNFFYFNDDGLLVAVRHENWKFVFCEQREIGGYKVWSNPFTCTRVPLFINLRMDPYEKAPLVSDQYDDWQVHNAYMIAQSQIIAGELLQTFKEFPPSQAPASFTIDPGAFVDLAPKPKQ; translated from the coding sequence ATGGTTGGGTTTCTAGCGCAGCTAGCGAATGCACAAGGCAAGAAACCGAACATTCTGGTCATCTTCGGCGATGACATTGGCCAGAGCAACATCAGTCGCTACACGCAAGGCCTGATGGGGATGAGGACTCCGAACATCGATAGCATCGGCGAACATGGCATGACGTTCACCGACTACTACGCAGAGAATAGCTGCACCGCAGGACGAGCTACCTTTATTACCGGACAACTTGCCGTTAGAACCGGACTGACCAAGGTGGGGATTCCGGGTGCTCCTGTGGGACTTCAGAAACGGGACATAACGATTGCGGCGGCGTTAAAGCCGCTGGGCTATGCGACCGCACAGTTTGGCAAGAACCATCTGGGGGATCGTGATGAGTTTCTGCCGACGGCGCATGGCTTCGATGAGTTCTTCGGCAACCTGTACCACTTAAATGCGGAGCAGGAGCCAGAGATGCCGTACTGGCCCAAGGACGATCCGGTCTTCCTAAAGGTGTATGCCCCGCGCGGTGTCCTTCACTCGTTCGCCGACGGAAAGATTGAAGATACGGGGCCGCTGAACATGAAGCGTATGGAGACGATCGATGACGAGACGTCGAACGCCGCTATGGACTTTATGGATAGGCAGGCTAAGGCCAGCAAACCGTTCTTCGTGTGGATGAACTTTACGAGGATGCACGTCTTTACCCATGTGCGGCCGGAGTTCCGAGGTAAGAGCGGGATGCCGGGCAACGAGTACATGGATGGTATGTGGGAGCACGACCAGGATGTCGGGAAGTTGCTGAAGAAGGTGGATGATCTTGGAATTGCGAATGATACGATCGTCCTCTACACAACGGACAACGGCCCAAATATGTTTTCGTGGCCTGACGCAGCGATGACCCCGTTCCGAAACGAGAAGAATTCGAACTGGGAGGGCGCGTTCCGAGTCCCTGCTATGATCCGCTGGCCCGGACATATCAAAGAGAATGTCTGGTCGAACGAGATCGTCTCCGGACTGGACTGGTTCCCGACGTTAGTGGCAGCAGCGGGCAATCCAAATATAACGGCGCAGCTTTTGAAGGGTGCCGGACCTGGTGGCATGGCGCAAAAAGTCCATCTGGATGGTTACAACATTCTGCCGTACCTGGAAGGGAAGGAAGAGCACTCCCCGCGCAAGAATTTCTTCTATTTCAATGACGACGGACTGTTAGTCGCCGTAAGGCATGAGAACTGGAAGTTCGTCTTCTGCGAACAGCGAGAGATCGGGGGCTACAAGGTGTGGTCGAATCCCTTTACCTGTACCCGAGTTCCGTTGTTTATCAATTTGCGTATGGATCCGTATGAAAAAGCGCCGCTCGTCTCAGACCAGTATGACGACTGGCAGGTGCATAACGCCTACATGATTGCACAGTCACAGATTATTGCGGGTGAACTGTTACAAACGTTCAAGGAATTTCCACCAAGCCAGGCGCCTGCAAGCTTTACGATCGATCCGGGTGCGTTTGTAGACCTGGCTCCGAAGCCCAAACAGTGA
- a CDS encoding AAA family ATPase — protein sequence MAARDSLLALQKQIGQTVLGQEAMIERLLIGLLANGNLLVEGLPGLAKTRAIKKLGKFLDAGLSRIQFTPDLLPSDITGSEIYYSSEGKSEFRFQPGPVFNNLVLADEINRAPAKVQAALLEAMEERQVTVAGKPHVLPKLFLVMATQNPIEQEGTYPLPEAQLDRFLMHVYVDYPEEKSERDIMLLVRGEEADTDTAPTDAAIGERTSQDVIFAARAEIHAIHMASAVEQYIVALIEATRYPERYDKDLRRWIQIGASPRGTIGLDKCSRTYAWLKGRDYVSPDDVQAVAHDVLRHRIMLSYDAQAEGIKADQVINKVVEMVAVA from the coding sequence GTGGCGGCTCGCGATTCGCTCTTGGCATTACAGAAGCAAATAGGCCAAACCGTACTCGGTCAGGAAGCCATGATCGAGCGTCTCTTGATTGGCTTGCTCGCCAACGGAAATCTCTTAGTCGAAGGCCTGCCGGGACTAGCCAAAACGAGGGCGATCAAAAAGTTGGGCAAGTTCCTCGATGCAGGTCTCTCGCGAATTCAATTTACTCCAGACCTTCTGCCCTCGGACATTACTGGATCTGAGATTTATTACAGTTCGGAGGGCAAGAGCGAATTCCGCTTTCAACCCGGACCAGTCTTCAACAACCTTGTCCTCGCCGATGAGATCAACCGCGCCCCTGCAAAGGTTCAGGCGGCGCTTCTGGAGGCAATGGAAGAACGGCAAGTTACGGTGGCAGGTAAGCCTCATGTTCTGCCGAAGCTGTTTCTTGTGATGGCAACACAGAATCCCATCGAACAGGAAGGAACGTATCCGCTACCAGAGGCGCAATTGGATCGTTTCTTGATGCATGTCTATGTCGACTACCCAGAAGAAAAGTCTGAGCGCGACATCATGTTGCTGGTGCGTGGGGAGGAAGCGGATACCGATACCGCGCCAACAGACGCAGCGATCGGCGAACGCACCTCGCAGGACGTGATCTTCGCAGCGCGGGCAGAGATTCACGCTATACACATGGCTTCGGCAGTCGAGCAATATATCGTCGCCCTGATTGAAGCCACGCGCTACCCCGAGCGATACGATAAAGACCTTCGCAGGTGGATTCAGATCGGAGCCAGCCCGCGCGGGACGATCGGCCTGGATAAATGTTCTCGCACCTATGCCTGGCTGAAGGGCCGTGACTATGTGAGCCCCGATGATGTGCAGGCGGTCGCGCACGACGTTCTCCGGCACCGCATCATGCTTAGTTATGACGCACAAGCAGAAGGTATTAAAGCGGATCAGGTCATTAATAAAGTTGTCGAGATGGTCGCCGTCGCATAA
- a CDS encoding DUF58 domain-containing protein — protein sequence MGAYAELDSLVALQFKAGGFTLTHNQPVHSLLFGRRTSHVRGRGLDFEELRGYVAGDDVRSIDWRVTARMQKPYVRVYSEERDRPTMLVVDQRINMFFGSKISMKSVVAAEVSALAAWRVFHQGDRVGAFVFNDEVTEEVRMRRSRATVLRILDRISNQNHLLRSDSSSQPLPQRLNEVLESVARVCHHDALILIASDFDGADEETRDLLLHLSGSNDIICCLTYDPLAVRLPPADQLVVSNGELQVELQLGQEKVRKSILEASDKRMTTILSWQHELGVPVLPLSTAEDVPQQVRHLLGKIANRGRRI from the coding sequence ATGGGAGCCTATGCCGAACTCGATTCGCTGGTTGCCCTGCAGTTCAAGGCGGGTGGCTTCACTTTGACGCACAACCAGCCCGTACATAGCTTGCTCTTTGGCAGGCGCACTTCACACGTGCGCGGTCGCGGTCTCGACTTCGAGGAGCTTCGCGGCTACGTCGCTGGCGACGACGTACGCAGCATCGACTGGCGAGTAACTGCGCGAATGCAGAAGCCCTATGTGCGCGTTTATTCCGAAGAGCGCGACCGGCCCACCATGTTGGTCGTCGACCAACGCATCAATATGTTCTTCGGGAGCAAGATTTCCATGAAATCTGTAGTCGCGGCAGAGGTCTCTGCTCTCGCTGCGTGGAGAGTCTTCCATCAGGGCGACCGTGTCGGCGCATTCGTTTTCAATGATGAAGTCACCGAAGAAGTGCGAATGCGCCGCAGTCGCGCCACTGTGCTTAGGATTCTTGACCGCATCTCCAATCAGAACCATCTGCTACGCAGCGACTCTAGTTCGCAACCCCTCCCCCAACGCCTGAATGAAGTGCTTGAATCTGTCGCTCGGGTCTGCCACCACGACGCACTCATTCTTATCGCTAGCGATTTCGACGGCGCCGATGAGGAAACACGCGATCTCTTATTGCACCTGTCGGGCTCGAACGACATCATCTGCTGCCTGACTTACGATCCTCTTGCCGTCCGCCTGCCCCCCGCCGACCAACTCGTCGTCAGCAACGGCGAGTTGCAGGTCGAGCTTCAACTGGGACAGGAGAAAGTGCGCAAAAGCATTCTTGAAGCTTCCGATAAGCGAATGACCACGATCCTCTCATGGCAGCATGAGTTGGGAGTTCCAGTTCTTCCTCTCAGCACTGCAGAAGACGTTCCGCAGCAGGTGCGGCACCTGCTGGGAAAGATTGCGAATCGAGGCAGGCGAATATGA
- a CDS encoding DUF4381 domain-containing protein — MTAPLDKLHDFYQPPPPAWTPQTIGWYVLFAIAGLLVLWIIIHSIRRWLTNRYRREALRELELLPADQFSGLLKRTALAAWPREKVASLSGDEWLNFLNETSGDPMFRQAPANGIEEVSLRPASLSGADEQQMRKIAAEWIRRHHVQT; from the coding sequence ATGACAGCTCCGCTCGACAAACTGCACGACTTCTATCAACCGCCTCCGCCCGCGTGGACCCCACAGACCATCGGCTGGTACGTTCTCTTTGCAATTGCCGGATTACTCGTTTTATGGATCATCATTCACAGCATTCGCCGATGGTTAACCAACCGTTACCGGCGAGAGGCTCTCCGCGAACTGGAGCTACTTCCAGCGGATCAGTTCTCAGGCCTTCTCAAACGCACTGCGCTCGCCGCATGGCCGCGCGAGAAAGTTGCCTCGCTCAGCGGCGACGAGTGGCTAAATTTTCTAAACGAAACCAGCGGTGATCCCATGTTTCGTCAGGCTCCTGCTAACGGCATCGAAGAGGTGTCACTGCGACCAGCATCACTATCCGGCGCGGACGAGCAGCAGATGAGAAAGATCGCCGCAGAATGGATTCGGAGACACCATGTACAGACTTGA